A genomic stretch from Oncorhynchus tshawytscha isolate Ot180627B linkage group LG07, Otsh_v2.0, whole genome shotgun sequence includes:
- the cep70 gene encoding centrosomal protein of 70 kDa isoform X3, translated as MQEQTEWDAVNRLLQHHGFKPVHFADPVENKNLADLVLLEKKSACDIRTMLRTMLTDSDRRQTLIQELIQSNNQLKEEAQQHVSRAARQSQRVTELEGVLDGVKSKLQDLEDGYIGKAAQQHSKVHQLQQDKRDAQKRCQGLEQKLSEEKDVASQLQRKLYFTVTEEEKRVARQNQVFQQIHKRSARPNSPVDQQVLDVIDIYEAQMEQLRDDIKSLKGESGGSQTSDQSQSSMRSNTGVSPNHKALLQSYQEQLKDTKAQRVELRKEIQQLKQNLESRPTVKELKSYKEQLRRMDRLIQQNNMRSAQEFKEEESAALSNQEVAKARALAARHEKVLNDIRAVLTTSGAPLRLHRARPSTSHQLSNRASEMVEFDELLSSLEMWADQLSSLKDLHCALSKLMLRLLPWQPAGANSLMESVRVEDLMLLVDTLLEETNSGEDMVLRSPTKNTLQSMVSHFQKLFDITSLSGVYPRMNEVYTRLGEMTNAMRNLRDILALDDRAPPSEVVNQVASLVNSPEATVGHELHVLLGTSDIDSIILKVKEHEEFFPAFYFLVQELLQTLDVDCLDDIMPVLRSLKSRAE; from the exons ATG CAGGAGCAGACAGAATGGGATGCTGTGAACAGACTCCTCCAGCACCATGGGTTCAAGCCGGTACACTTTGCAGATCCCGTCGAGAATAAGAACCTTGCAG ACTTGGTTCTTTTGGAGAAGAAGTCGGCCTGTGACATCAGGACAATGCTGCGGACGATgcttacagactcggacaggagACAGACCTTGATTCAGGAGCTCATCCAGTCCAACAACCAACTTAA AGAGGAGGCTCAGCAGCACGTTAGCCGCGCTGCCCGTCAGTCCCAGAGGGTGACCGAGTTGGAGGGAGTTCTGGACGGGGTGAAGAGCAAGCTGCAGGACCTGGAAGATGGTTACATTGGCAAGGCCGCGCAGCAGCACAGCAAAGTGCACCAACTTCAGCAGGACAAGAGAGATGCACAG AAACGCTGCCAGGGCCTGGAGCAGAAGCTGTCTGAGGAGAAAGATGTGGCTTCCCAGCTGCAGAGGAAGCTCTACTTCACTGTGACAGAGGAAGAAAAGCGGGTTGCTAGGCAGAACCAGGTGTTTCAGCAGATCCACAAGAGATCAGCTCGGCCCAACTCACCAGTGGACCAGCA GGTGTTGGATGTAATTGACATCTATGAGGCCCAAATGGAACAGCTCCGCGATGATATCAA GTCCCTCAAAGGAGAGTCTGGGGGATCACAAACATCTGACCAATCGCAGAGCAGCATGAGAAGCAACACCGGGGTCTCCCCCAATCACAAAGCTCTCCTGCAG TCCTATCAGGAACAGTTAAAGGACACCAAAGCGCAGAGGGTGGAGCTTAGGAAAGAAATTCAGCAGTTGAAGCAAAACTTGGAATCTAGGCCCACAGTGAAAGAGCTGAAGTCATACAAAGAACAACTGAGACGCATGGACAGACTTATTCAGCAGAATAACATGAG GTCTGCTCAGGAGTTTAAAGAAGAGGAAAGTGCTGCTCTGAGTAACCAGGAGGTGGCGAAGGCAAGGGCCTTGGCTGCCAGACACGAGAAG GTTCTGAATGACATCAGAGCGGTTTTGACTACTTCCGGGGCTCCACTGAGGCTCCATAGAGCGAGGCCATCAACCAGTCATCAGTTGTCCAACAGGGCCTCAGAGATGGTCGAGTTTGACGAACTCCTCTCATCTCTGGAGATGTGGGCTGACCAACTGTCTTCACTGAAG GACCTGCACTGTGCCTTGAGTAAGTTGATGCTGAGACTGTTACCATGGCAGCCAGCAGGCGCTAATAGTCTTATGGAAAGTGTTCGAGTGGAGGACCTTATGCTATTGGTGGACACTCTGCTAGAGGAGACCAACTCTGGGGAGGATATG GTGTTGAGGAGCCCCACTAAGAACACTCTCCAGTCCATGGTGTCCCACTTCCAGAAGCTGTTTGATATAACCTCCCTCAGCGGGGTGTATCCACGCATGAACGAGGTCTACACCAGGCTTGGGGAGATGACCAACGCTATGAGGAACCTGAGGGACATCCTGGCCCTGG ATGATAGAGCGCCCCCTAGTGAGGTGGTAAACCAGGTAGCCAGTCTAGTCAACTCCCCAGAGGCCACGGTTGGCCACGAGCTCCACGTCCTCCTGGGAACCAGTGATATTGACAG TATTATTTTGAAGGTAAAGGAACATGAGGAGTTCTTCCCTGCATTCTACTTTTTGGTTCAGGAGCTGCTCCAGACTCTCG ATGTTGACTGTCTGGATGACATCATGCCCGTTCTGAGGTCACTAAAGTCAAGAGCAGAGTAA
- the cep70 gene encoding centrosomal protein of 70 kDa isoform X1, whose protein sequence is MDRKNTKAVFHSRDKTYVFLWTYSQFQQEQTEWDAVNRLLQHHGFKPVHFADPVENKNLADLVLLEKKSACDIRTMLRTMLTDSDRRQTLIQELIQSNNQLKEEAQQHVSRAARQSQRVTELEGVLDGVKSKLQDLEDGYIGKAAQQHSKVHQLQQDKRDAQKRCQGLEQKLSEEKDVASQLQRKLYFTVTEEEKRVARQNQVFQQIHKRSARPNSPVDQQVLDVIDIYEAQMEQLRDDIKSLKGESGGSQTSDQSQSSMRSNTGVSPNHKALLQSYQEQLKDTKAQRVELRKEIQQLKQNLESRPTVKELKSYKEQLRRMDRLIQQNNMRSAQEFKEEESAALSNQEVAKARALAARHEKVLNDIRAVLTTSGAPLRLHRARPSTSHQLSNRASEMVEFDELLSSLEMWADQLSSLKDLHCALSKLMLRLLPWQPAGANSLMESVRVEDLMLLVDTLLEETNSGEDMVLRSPTKNTLQSMVSHFQKLFDITSLSGVYPRMNEVYTRLGEMTNAMRNLRDILALDDRAPPSEVVNQVASLVNSPEATVGHELHVLLGTSDIDSIILKVKEHEEFFPAFYFLVQELLQTLDVDCLDDIMPVLRSLKSRAE, encoded by the exons ATGGATAGGAAGAACACAAAAGCTGTGTTTCATTCAAGAGACAAGACGTATGTGTTTCTGTGGACCTACAGCCAGTTTCAG CAGGAGCAGACAGAATGGGATGCTGTGAACAGACTCCTCCAGCACCATGGGTTCAAGCCGGTACACTTTGCAGATCCCGTCGAGAATAAGAACCTTGCAG ACTTGGTTCTTTTGGAGAAGAAGTCGGCCTGTGACATCAGGACAATGCTGCGGACGATgcttacagactcggacaggagACAGACCTTGATTCAGGAGCTCATCCAGTCCAACAACCAACTTAA AGAGGAGGCTCAGCAGCACGTTAGCCGCGCTGCCCGTCAGTCCCAGAGGGTGACCGAGTTGGAGGGAGTTCTGGACGGGGTGAAGAGCAAGCTGCAGGACCTGGAAGATGGTTACATTGGCAAGGCCGCGCAGCAGCACAGCAAAGTGCACCAACTTCAGCAGGACAAGAGAGATGCACAG AAACGCTGCCAGGGCCTGGAGCAGAAGCTGTCTGAGGAGAAAGATGTGGCTTCCCAGCTGCAGAGGAAGCTCTACTTCACTGTGACAGAGGAAGAAAAGCGGGTTGCTAGGCAGAACCAGGTGTTTCAGCAGATCCACAAGAGATCAGCTCGGCCCAACTCACCAGTGGACCAGCA GGTGTTGGATGTAATTGACATCTATGAGGCCCAAATGGAACAGCTCCGCGATGATATCAA GTCCCTCAAAGGAGAGTCTGGGGGATCACAAACATCTGACCAATCGCAGAGCAGCATGAGAAGCAACACCGGGGTCTCCCCCAATCACAAAGCTCTCCTGCAG TCCTATCAGGAACAGTTAAAGGACACCAAAGCGCAGAGGGTGGAGCTTAGGAAAGAAATTCAGCAGTTGAAGCAAAACTTGGAATCTAGGCCCACAGTGAAAGAGCTGAAGTCATACAAAGAACAACTGAGACGCATGGACAGACTTATTCAGCAGAATAACATGAG GTCTGCTCAGGAGTTTAAAGAAGAGGAAAGTGCTGCTCTGAGTAACCAGGAGGTGGCGAAGGCAAGGGCCTTGGCTGCCAGACACGAGAAG GTTCTGAATGACATCAGAGCGGTTTTGACTACTTCCGGGGCTCCACTGAGGCTCCATAGAGCGAGGCCATCAACCAGTCATCAGTTGTCCAACAGGGCCTCAGAGATGGTCGAGTTTGACGAACTCCTCTCATCTCTGGAGATGTGGGCTGACCAACTGTCTTCACTGAAG GACCTGCACTGTGCCTTGAGTAAGTTGATGCTGAGACTGTTACCATGGCAGCCAGCAGGCGCTAATAGTCTTATGGAAAGTGTTCGAGTGGAGGACCTTATGCTATTGGTGGACACTCTGCTAGAGGAGACCAACTCTGGGGAGGATATG GTGTTGAGGAGCCCCACTAAGAACACTCTCCAGTCCATGGTGTCCCACTTCCAGAAGCTGTTTGATATAACCTCCCTCAGCGGGGTGTATCCACGCATGAACGAGGTCTACACCAGGCTTGGGGAGATGACCAACGCTATGAGGAACCTGAGGGACATCCTGGCCCTGG ATGATAGAGCGCCCCCTAGTGAGGTGGTAAACCAGGTAGCCAGTCTAGTCAACTCCCCAGAGGCCACGGTTGGCCACGAGCTCCACGTCCTCCTGGGAACCAGTGATATTGACAG TATTATTTTGAAGGTAAAGGAACATGAGGAGTTCTTCCCTGCATTCTACTTTTTGGTTCAGGAGCTGCTCCAGACTCTCG ATGTTGACTGTCTGGATGACATCATGCCCGTTCTGAGGTCACTAAAGTCAAGAGCAGAGTAA
- the LOC112253787 gene encoding double-stranded RNA-specific editase 1-like → MALFLDGSQAMGAAGAYYCLIRRRFKRRRKKRSERKGRAGVKQPRNQPRFFTMEGDEEERMSSSSTDVKENRNLDNVGSSTKEGLGGEGAAHLPNGGSAGCGGGRKRPLEEGNNGHHNNKYRPKKRKKMPGPILPKNALMQLNEIKPGLQYKLLSQTGPVHAPVFVMTVEVNGQLFEGSGPTKKKAKLNSAEKALRSFVQFPNASEAHMAMGRTLTVNTDFTSDQADFPDMLFNGFETPAPPEESFYLGSNGTNGSFSSLGLVAYPLLGNSGATALSQSSLGLPPTSSVPAFVSPAIAKNPVMILNELRPGLKYDFVSESGESHAKNFAMSVVVDTQTFQGSGRNKKLAKARAAQAALSALFNMQLDQTPSRQPIPREGLQLHLPQVLADAVSGLVVDKFSELTDNFTSPHARRKVLAGVVMTTGTDVKEAQVICVTTGTKCINGEYMSDRGLALNDCHAEIIARRSLLRYLYAQLEHFLSNNREEQQKSMFTRCENKRGFRLKDNVQFHLYISTSPCGDARIFSPHEAAFEDQGDRHPNRKARGQLRTKIESGEGTIPVKVSNTIQTWDGVLQGERLLTMSCSDKIARWNVVGIQGSLMCYFTEPIYFSSIILGSLYHADHLSRAMYQRIADIEDLPQTFNLNRPLLSGISNAEARQPGKAPNFSVNWAVGDQGLEIINAMTGKDDLGRPSRLCKHALYSRWVRLYCKLSQTLRIKGAKPSLYHDAKQAALEYHAAKQTLTKEFHKAGLGAWVKKPIEQDQFSLQS, encoded by the exons GTCGAGCTGGTGTGAAGCAGCCCCGTAACCAGCCAAGGTTCTTCACCATGGAGGGAGATGAAGAAGAGCGCATGA GTTCCAGCAGCACCGACGTTAAGGAAAACCGCAACCTGGACAACGTGGGCTCCTCCACCAAGGAGGGGTTGGGGGGTGAGGGGGCAGCTCACCTCCCTAATGGGGGCAGTGCAGGGTGTGGAGGGGGCAGAAAGCGTCCCTTAGAAGAGGGTAATAACGGGCATCACAATAACAAGTACAGGCCCAAGAAGCGTAAGAAAATGCCCGGGCCCATTCTGCCCAAAAATGCCCTGATGCAGCTGAATGAAATCAAGCCTGGACTGCAGTACAAGCTGCTGTCTCAGACCGGTCCGGTCCACGCGCCCGTGTTCGTCATGACTGTCGAGGTCAATGGGCAGCTGTTCGAGGGCTCCGGCCCCACCAAGAAGAAGGCTAAGCTCAACTCAGCTGAGAAGGCTCTGCGGTCGTTCGTTCAGTTCCCCAACGCCTCCGAGGCACACATGGCAATGGGTCGGACGCTAACGGTCAACACAGACTTTACCTCCGACCAGGCTGACTTCCCGGACATGTTGTTTAATGGGTTTGAGACCCCGGCCCCTCCGGAGGAGTCCTTCTACCTGGGTTCTAACGGTACCAATGGCTCCTTCAGCTCCCTGGGACTAGTAGCATACCCCCTGCTAGGGAACTCAGGTGCTACCGCCCTGAGTCAGTCCTCGTTAGGCCTACCACCCACCTCCTCCGTCCCGGCCTTCGTCTCCCCCGCTATTGCCAAGAACCCTGTCATGATCCTCAACGAACTACGACCCGGGCTGAAGTACGACTTTGTGTcagagagtggagagagccaCGCCAAGAACTTTGCCATGTCCGTGGTGGTGGACACGCAGACGTTCCAAGGCTCAGGCCGCAATAAGAAGCTGGCCAAGGCCCGGGCGGCACAGGctgctctctctgccctctttaACATGCAACTGGACCAGACACCGTCCAGACAGCCCATACCCAGAGAGGGCCTGCAACTACACCTGCCACAG GTTCTAGCTGATGCTGTGTCCGGTCTGGTAGTTGACAAGTTCAGTGAGCTGACGGATAACTTCACATCCCCTCACGCACGACGGAAAGTCCTAGCAGGCGTTGTCATGACAACAG GCACCGATGTCAAGGAGGCGCAAGTGATCTGTGTTACCACGGGGACCAAGTGTATAAACGGCGAGTACATGAGTGACCGCGGCCTGGCTTTGAACGACTGCCATGCTGAGATCATTGCTCGTCGTTCCCTCCTTAGGTACCTGTACGCACAGCTGGAACACTTCCTCAG taacaacagagaggagcagcagaAGTCGATGTTCACGAGGTGCGAGAACAAGCGGGGCTTCCGTCTGAAGGACAACGTGCAGTTCCACCTGTACATCAGCACGTCGCCCTGCGGAGACGCGCGCATCTTCTCACCCCACGAGGCTGCCTTCGAGG ATCAGGGAGACAGGCACCCTAACAGGAAAGCTCGTGGTCAGCTGAGGACCAAGATAGAGTCTGGGGAGGGGACCATCCCTGTGAAAGTCAGTAACACTATCCAGACCTGGGACGGGGTACTGCAGGGAGAGCGGCTGCTCACCATGTCCTGCAGTGACAAGATCGCCAG GTGGAACGTAGTAGGGATCCAGGGCTCTCTGATGTGTTACTTCACAGAGCCCATCTACTTCTCCAGCATTATCCTGGGAAGCTTGTACCACGCAGACCACCTCTCCAGAGCCATGTACCAGAGGATCGCTGACATTGAGGACCTGCCTCAGACGTTCAACCTCAACCGGCCACTTCTGAGCG GAATAAGCAACGCAGAAGCACGGCAACCGGGTAAAGCTCCTAACTTCAGTGTGAACTGGGCTGTGGGAGACCAGGGGTTAGAGATTATCAACGCCATGACAGGCAAGGACGACTTGGGACGGCCCTCGAGGCTCTGCAAGCACGCCCTCTACAGCCGCTGGGTGCGCCTATACTGCAAG CTTTCACAGACTCTGAGAATCAAAGGTGCCAAACCCAGCTTGTACCATGACGCCAAACAGGCAGCGTTGGAGTACCATGCTGCCAAGCAGACTCTGACCAAGGAATTCCACAAGGCAGGACTGGGAGCCTGGGTCAAGAAGCCTATCGAACAGGACCAGTTCTCACTCCAGTCCTga
- the cep70 gene encoding centrosomal protein of 70 kDa isoform X2, producing the protein MEQQEQTEWDAVNRLLQHHGFKPVHFADPVENKNLADLVLLEKKSACDIRTMLRTMLTDSDRRQTLIQELIQSNNQLKEEAQQHVSRAARQSQRVTELEGVLDGVKSKLQDLEDGYIGKAAQQHSKVHQLQQDKRDAQKRCQGLEQKLSEEKDVASQLQRKLYFTVTEEEKRVARQNQVFQQIHKRSARPNSPVDQQVLDVIDIYEAQMEQLRDDIKSLKGESGGSQTSDQSQSSMRSNTGVSPNHKALLQSYQEQLKDTKAQRVELRKEIQQLKQNLESRPTVKELKSYKEQLRRMDRLIQQNNMRSAQEFKEEESAALSNQEVAKARALAARHEKVLNDIRAVLTTSGAPLRLHRARPSTSHQLSNRASEMVEFDELLSSLEMWADQLSSLKDLHCALSKLMLRLLPWQPAGANSLMESVRVEDLMLLVDTLLEETNSGEDMVLRSPTKNTLQSMVSHFQKLFDITSLSGVYPRMNEVYTRLGEMTNAMRNLRDILALDDRAPPSEVVNQVASLVNSPEATVGHELHVLLGTSDIDSIILKVKEHEEFFPAFYFLVQELLQTLDVDCLDDIMPVLRSLKSRAE; encoded by the exons ATGGAACAG CAGGAGCAGACAGAATGGGATGCTGTGAACAGACTCCTCCAGCACCATGGGTTCAAGCCGGTACACTTTGCAGATCCCGTCGAGAATAAGAACCTTGCAG ACTTGGTTCTTTTGGAGAAGAAGTCGGCCTGTGACATCAGGACAATGCTGCGGACGATgcttacagactcggacaggagACAGACCTTGATTCAGGAGCTCATCCAGTCCAACAACCAACTTAA AGAGGAGGCTCAGCAGCACGTTAGCCGCGCTGCCCGTCAGTCCCAGAGGGTGACCGAGTTGGAGGGAGTTCTGGACGGGGTGAAGAGCAAGCTGCAGGACCTGGAAGATGGTTACATTGGCAAGGCCGCGCAGCAGCACAGCAAAGTGCACCAACTTCAGCAGGACAAGAGAGATGCACAG AAACGCTGCCAGGGCCTGGAGCAGAAGCTGTCTGAGGAGAAAGATGTGGCTTCCCAGCTGCAGAGGAAGCTCTACTTCACTGTGACAGAGGAAGAAAAGCGGGTTGCTAGGCAGAACCAGGTGTTTCAGCAGATCCACAAGAGATCAGCTCGGCCCAACTCACCAGTGGACCAGCA GGTGTTGGATGTAATTGACATCTATGAGGCCCAAATGGAACAGCTCCGCGATGATATCAA GTCCCTCAAAGGAGAGTCTGGGGGATCACAAACATCTGACCAATCGCAGAGCAGCATGAGAAGCAACACCGGGGTCTCCCCCAATCACAAAGCTCTCCTGCAG TCCTATCAGGAACAGTTAAAGGACACCAAAGCGCAGAGGGTGGAGCTTAGGAAAGAAATTCAGCAGTTGAAGCAAAACTTGGAATCTAGGCCCACAGTGAAAGAGCTGAAGTCATACAAAGAACAACTGAGACGCATGGACAGACTTATTCAGCAGAATAACATGAG GTCTGCTCAGGAGTTTAAAGAAGAGGAAAGTGCTGCTCTGAGTAACCAGGAGGTGGCGAAGGCAAGGGCCTTGGCTGCCAGACACGAGAAG GTTCTGAATGACATCAGAGCGGTTTTGACTACTTCCGGGGCTCCACTGAGGCTCCATAGAGCGAGGCCATCAACCAGTCATCAGTTGTCCAACAGGGCCTCAGAGATGGTCGAGTTTGACGAACTCCTCTCATCTCTGGAGATGTGGGCTGACCAACTGTCTTCACTGAAG GACCTGCACTGTGCCTTGAGTAAGTTGATGCTGAGACTGTTACCATGGCAGCCAGCAGGCGCTAATAGTCTTATGGAAAGTGTTCGAGTGGAGGACCTTATGCTATTGGTGGACACTCTGCTAGAGGAGACCAACTCTGGGGAGGATATG GTGTTGAGGAGCCCCACTAAGAACACTCTCCAGTCCATGGTGTCCCACTTCCAGAAGCTGTTTGATATAACCTCCCTCAGCGGGGTGTATCCACGCATGAACGAGGTCTACACCAGGCTTGGGGAGATGACCAACGCTATGAGGAACCTGAGGGACATCCTGGCCCTGG ATGATAGAGCGCCCCCTAGTGAGGTGGTAAACCAGGTAGCCAGTCTAGTCAACTCCCCAGAGGCCACGGTTGGCCACGAGCTCCACGTCCTCCTGGGAACCAGTGATATTGACAG TATTATTTTGAAGGTAAAGGAACATGAGGAGTTCTTCCCTGCATTCTACTTTTTGGTTCAGGAGCTGCTCCAGACTCTCG ATGTTGACTGTCTGGATGACATCATGCCCGTTCTGAGGTCACTAAAGTCAAGAGCAGAGTAA